The genomic segment ataaaagaaaattataaaatacaatgttttattaaagTCAAACATTTTAACCATCTATCCTTAGCAATACGATAAAATGATTTCCTCTTTGCTTTCCCCTTCCTGTTCTGGCATCCTGACGTTCTGGCATCCAGCCATCCACCATGCTGAAACAGTAAGGTCAAAACAGTTTCTTATTGACCACTGTCGACACCAGTGCTACAGCCACATAGTGCTTTCCTGATAGCCTGACAAAATTGTGGAGTTTGATTGTGTGATGTCAATCGCCAGAGCTCAATGGACAAGATATGAGATGGAAATTTGTTCCCTAAAGAAATCACAATAAAATCTGTTGATCTCATCTCCAGCCAAGCAGCAGACGGGCTTTATAAAACAGCCTGATCACAATGTTTTGCAGTGCACATGGAAGCTGAGCTGCATTAACAATAAGGTACTATTGGTGGATTTTTTTGCTGAGTGTTATATTTTGCAAGTCCTGCATGTAATATAatgcttgaaaatatatatttaaagttagTACAAAAGCCAATTAAATTATCAATAAtactttgtattatatataatatattttattaatatatgttttgtttgtttgtcaattATATTACTTTATGATAATAAGTAATTCAATAATATACTGttgtcatgttttattatttgcttttCCAGCCTGAAGAATGAACAAGTCTCTTGGTTTTGATCTGGTATTTTCAACCTACGAGTCGCTGGGCCCACGGAAATATGTATTgactatttttattgttttagtttactCAGTTGCAACCTTAGCAAACATATTTATAATGCTTGTCATCTACTTAGAATCAAGTCTCCATAAaccaatgtatatatttttgtttaacctTATATGCTGTGGACTGCTTGGAAGCAGTGCAGTTTGGCCAAAGGTGCTTTCAAATCTCCTAACTGGTTTGCACACTAGTTCATATGAGGGGTGTCTTCTCCAAATCTATTTGCTTAGTATTTATGCTGCTTGCACTTACTCTACTTTATCAATAATGGCCTATGATAGGTATATATCCATTTGTAAGCCATTACAGTACCATAATATCATGAATcctagtaaaataaaaatttggctAATGTTAAGCAACTTAATTCCTGTTTTCTCAATAGCTGGTCAAATATATTTGACGTCAAGGATTCCTTTATGCAGCCATTCTCTTAATAAACTATTTTGTGATAACCTTTCTGTCATTAACATATCATGTGGTACAAGTAGCATCAGCCTTTTAAGCAATGTGTATGGTTTACTTATAATAGTTTGTTTATCTGTGCTCCCTACATTTCTGATTTTAGTGTCTTATGCGAAAATACTTTCTGTTAGTTTAAAGGTGTCAAAAAATAGTCAAAGCAAGGCACTTGGAACATGCATTCCTCATTTGATAATATTCATAAACTATTCCATTGCTACAATTTTTTCTGTTATATATAACAGACTAACTGTGTTTATGCCTAACGAGATGAATGTCTTTATATCAGTCCAAATAACACTGTTGCCACCACTTTTGCATCCAGTAATATATGGTGTTAGAACCAAAGAGATAAGAAAATGTACTGCTAAAATTACCAATAGATTGTGTGCCTCAACAAACTGTTATTATACTTCAAAACTTAGAGTACCTAAAATATTTGCGATTTCTCTGTAAAATACTTGTTCTATATACAGCTTTATGTAAAACTACTGACAAACAAAGGCATGATTAAAAGCAAATACTCTTGTACAATCTTTTGTCTACTTTCATATTGTGTACATAGCCCGCAGTGCAATATGTGttaatatactgtgtgtgtatattatataactttttttataatttatataattttttcagaattctttaattAGTATGTGTCCATTTGGTTAAGTGATAGCAGGACTCAAGCTTACATTGACACAAAACCTGATGATTTGTtgtccagcatgatttgagaataTTCTTTTACTTCCATATAAGCAGGAACATCTGACCTTTTTGCAATTTAGTTCACATGCTGGATATACTTTTTTCCAGTCTGACAGGGAATAAAATCATAAtgtgtttaaaacattttgttatgGTCTCAGATTTTTGACCCCACTGCAAGCTTATTTAGTTGATTTAGCATATAAATCTTTATTTACATGTGCagattgaaaaatgtacttatagcaacctaaaattataataataataataaagtaaaataatttactttgtGGCAAAAATGATACAGCCATAGTTTTACCTGTTCAATTCGTTTTGTGACAATTTTATTCTACTATATtttagaagagaaaaaaaaaggcatattttgtattatttcatgATAAGTAATGCACAAATGACAGTGTAATTTATATTGAGTAGAGTAATTATAAAACACAGCGATGTATAGATGCACAATCATTTCTAATTTGTTCTGCTCTCATGTATATAAATCTAACCCATCTCAATAATATTTAGCAAACATATGTTCTGATTAGTGGTGATTTGTCACCATCTAGTGTTATCTTTGGGTTCGGTTGTTCTTTTTATCAATCATTGTGA from the Carassius gibelio isolate Cgi1373 ecotype wild population from Czech Republic chromosome A15, carGib1.2-hapl.c, whole genome shotgun sequence genome contains:
- the LOC128028891 gene encoding olfactory receptor 56A5-like, with the protein product MNKSLGFDLVFSTYESLGPRKYVLTIFIVLVYSVATLANIFIMLVIYLESSLHKPMYIFLFNLICCGLLGSSAVWPKVLSNLLTGLHTSSYEGCLLQIYLLSIYAACTYSTLSIMAYDRYISICKPLQYHNIMNPSKIKIWLMLSNLIPVFSIAGQIYLTSRIPLCSHSLNKLFCDNLSVINISCGTSSISLLSNVYGLLIIVCLSVLPTFLILVSYAKILSVSLKVSKNSQSKALGTCIPHLIIFINYSIATIFSVIYNRLTVFMPNEMNVFISVQITLLPPLLHPVIYGVRTKEIRKCTAKITNRLCASTNCYYTSKLRVPKIFAISL